One Streptomyces sp. SAI-135 DNA segment encodes these proteins:
- the lnt gene encoding apolipoprotein N-acyltransferase, which produces MNTFGHWLASPWRRTTVAVLAGALPVLAFPAPSLWWFAYVALVPWIALIRSAPTAKRAAYDGWAGGFGFMVGMHHWLLPSLSVFIFVIGALLGALWAPWGALVRHFLAGTPARGRIAAALALLPSGWLGIELVRSWQGLGGPWGVLGASQWEVAPALRLASVGGVWLISFLIVAVNVAVAVLVTVRESRVPAVAGLVAAAAVTSAAWMWAPRPDTGDSTRIAVVQPGVIDGPDRRFAREEQLTRDLAAQDADLIVWGESSVGFDLFDRPDLAKRIAALSEETGADILVNVDARRSDKPGIYKSSVLVGPDGPTGDRYDKMRLVPFGEYIPARSLLGWVTSVGKAAAENRRHGSEQVVMDVGHGLKVGPMVCFESAFPDMSRHLAEAGAQVLIAQSATSSFQQSWAPEQHASLAALRAAETGRPMVHSTLTGVSAVYDPSGGRVGRWVGTDASTARVYDVPLATGTTAYVRLGDWPVHASLLVLAVWGAVQLGRRFRQSDPGPRVPPARTAHGSPARPGR; this is translated from the coding sequence ATGAACACGTTCGGCCACTGGCTTGCCTCCCCGTGGCGGCGCACCACCGTCGCCGTGCTGGCGGGCGCCCTCCCCGTCCTCGCGTTCCCGGCACCGTCGCTGTGGTGGTTCGCCTACGTCGCCCTCGTCCCCTGGATCGCGCTGATCCGCTCGGCCCCGACGGCGAAACGGGCGGCGTACGACGGCTGGGCCGGCGGTTTTGGGTTCATGGTGGGGATGCACCACTGGCTGCTGCCGAGCCTGAGCGTGTTCATCTTCGTCATCGGCGCCCTGCTGGGCGCGCTGTGGGCCCCGTGGGGCGCGCTGGTACGGCACTTCCTGGCCGGGACACCCGCGCGCGGCCGGATCGCCGCGGCCCTGGCCCTGCTGCCGTCAGGCTGGCTCGGCATCGAGCTCGTCCGCTCCTGGCAGGGGCTCGGCGGCCCCTGGGGCGTGCTCGGCGCCAGCCAGTGGGAGGTCGCTCCGGCGCTGCGGCTGGCCTCGGTGGGCGGGGTGTGGCTGATCAGCTTCCTGATCGTGGCCGTCAACGTGGCGGTAGCCGTGCTGGTGACGGTCCGCGAGTCCCGGGTGCCCGCCGTGGCCGGCCTGGTCGCCGCAGCGGCCGTGACCTCGGCGGCCTGGATGTGGGCCCCGCGCCCCGACACCGGGGACAGCACACGGATCGCGGTCGTCCAGCCCGGGGTCATCGACGGTCCCGACCGGCGCTTCGCCCGCGAGGAGCAGCTGACCCGCGACCTCGCCGCGCAGGACGCCGACCTGATCGTCTGGGGTGAGAGCAGTGTCGGCTTCGACCTCTTCGACCGGCCCGATCTGGCCAAGCGGATCGCGGCGCTCTCCGAGGAGACCGGCGCCGACATCCTCGTCAACGTGGACGCCCGCCGCTCCGACAAGCCCGGCATCTACAAGAGCTCGGTCCTGGTCGGCCCCGACGGCCCCACCGGCGACCGCTACGACAAGATGCGCCTGGTCCCCTTCGGCGAGTACATCCCGGCCCGCTCACTGCTCGGCTGGGTCACCTCGGTCGGCAAGGCGGCGGCCGAGAACCGCAGGCACGGCTCCGAGCAGGTCGTGATGGACGTCGGCCACGGGCTGAAGGTCGGTCCGATGGTGTGCTTCGAGTCGGCGTTCCCCGACATGAGCCGCCATCTCGCCGAGGCCGGGGCCCAGGTGCTGATCGCCCAGTCGGCGACCTCGTCCTTCCAGCAGAGCTGGGCCCCCGAGCAGCACGCCTCGCTGGCCGCCCTGCGCGCCGCCGAGACGGGCCGTCCGATGGTGCACTCGACCCTGACCGGTGTCTCCGCCGTCTACGATCCGAGCGGCGGGCGCGTCGGTCGGTGGGTCGGCACCGACGCGAGCACCGCGCGCGTGTACGACGTCCCGCTGGCGACCGGGACCACGGCCTACGTCCGCCTCGGCGACTGGCCGGTGCACGCGTCCCTGCTGGTCCTCGCCGTGTGGGGCGCCGTCCAACTGGGCCGGCGGTTCAGGCAGTCCGATCCTGGACCGCGCGTACCACCCGCTCGCACAGCTCATGGGTCGCCAGCGCGTCCCGGGCGCTGA
- a CDS encoding ABC transporter substrate-binding protein codes for MFKRNRYLPSLAALVSISTVAGCGVFSSDSSDNGKAIVVGTTSAPATLDPAASWDNSWELFRNVYQTLLNYSPGVPDPEPDAAERCEFTDPTSTVYSCTLREGLKFSNGHTLDAKAVKYSIDRIKKINVNGGPAGLLGTLSRVQVKGDREVVFHLSQPDATFPLVLTTPAMSIVDPEEYSATAIRKDGKISGSGPYSLDSYQEGEKAELVRNDNYKGIADLQNKAVTIRYFKQSDQMVKALKDKEIAVVYRGLGASDTVDIEVNQQKEGLQLIENPTTEISYLVFNPRDPWSAKPAVRKAVAQIVDRPALVHYVYKDTVEPLYSMVPAGLTGHTTSFFDDFGDPSVAKAKKFLTEAGITERVPLTLWYTSDRYGSTTKPAFQELKKQLEASGLFTITLKSRPWKTYVEGYQKGEYPVFGRGWFPDFHDADNFIAPFVGRQNALGTPYDAPEITGKLLPQSRAESDRGAVGPQIEEAQRVFVNDARLVPLWQGKQYVAASEEIAGLEKVIDPATMMTMWELYWKTSW; via the coding sequence GTGTTCAAGCGGAACCGATACCTGCCGTCTCTCGCGGCGCTCGTGTCCATATCCACCGTGGCCGGCTGCGGTGTGTTCTCCTCGGACTCGTCCGACAACGGCAAAGCGATCGTCGTGGGGACCACCAGCGCGCCGGCCACGCTTGACCCCGCGGCCTCCTGGGACAACTCCTGGGAGCTGTTCCGCAACGTCTACCAGACGCTCCTGAACTACTCGCCCGGCGTGCCCGACCCCGAGCCCGACGCCGCCGAGCGCTGCGAGTTCACGGACCCGACCAGCACCGTGTACAGCTGCACGCTGCGCGAGGGACTGAAGTTCTCCAACGGGCACACCCTGGACGCCAAGGCCGTCAAGTACTCCATCGACCGCATCAAGAAGATCAACGTCAACGGCGGTCCCGCGGGTCTGCTGGGCACGCTCTCCCGGGTGCAGGTCAAGGGCGACCGTGAGGTCGTCTTCCACCTCAGCCAGCCCGACGCCACCTTCCCCCTGGTGCTCACCACGCCGGCCATGTCGATCGTGGACCCGGAGGAGTACTCCGCGACCGCGATCCGCAAGGACGGGAAGATCAGCGGCTCGGGCCCCTACAGCCTCGACTCCTACCAGGAGGGCGAGAAGGCCGAGCTGGTCCGCAACGACAACTACAAGGGCATCGCGGACCTCCAGAACAAGGCCGTCACCATCCGCTACTTCAAGCAGTCGGACCAGATGGTCAAGGCCCTCAAGGACAAGGAGATCGCGGTCGTGTACCGGGGTCTCGGCGCCTCCGACACCGTGGACATCGAGGTCAACCAGCAGAAGGAGGGGCTCCAGCTCATCGAGAACCCCACCACCGAGATCAGCTACCTGGTGTTCAACCCCCGCGACCCGTGGTCCGCCAAGCCCGCGGTCCGCAAGGCCGTCGCCCAGATCGTCGACCGCCCGGCGCTCGTGCACTACGTCTACAAGGACACCGTCGAGCCGCTGTACTCCATGGTCCCCGCCGGACTCACCGGCCACACCACGAGCTTCTTCGACGACTTCGGCGACCCCAGCGTGGCCAAGGCCAAGAAGTTCCTCACCGAAGCGGGGATCACCGAGCGCGTCCCGCTGACGCTCTGGTACACCAGCGACCGCTACGGTTCCACGACCAAGCCCGCCTTCCAGGAGCTGAAGAAGCAGCTGGAGGCGTCCGGCCTGTTCACGATCACCCTCAAGAGCCGCCCGTGGAAGACCTACGTCGAGGGCTACCAGAAGGGTGAGTACCCGGTGTTCGGGCGCGGCTGGTTCCCCGACTTCCACGACGCCGACAACTTCATCGCGCCCTTCGTGGGCCGCCAGAACGCCCTCGGCACCCCGTACGACGCCCCCGAGATCACCGGCAAACTGCTGCCTCAGTCGCGTGCGGAGAGCGACCGCGGGGCCGTGGGGCCCCAGATCGAGGAAGCCCAGCGGGTGTTCGTGAACGACGCACGGCTGGTTCCGCTGTGGCAGGGCAAGCAGTACGTCGCCGCGAGCGAGGAGATCGCCGGTCTCGAGAAGGTCATCGACCCCGCGACCATGATGACGATGTGGGAGCTGTACTGGAAGACCAGCTGGTAG
- a CDS encoding undecaprenyl-diphosphate phosphatase translates to MSWFESLILGLVQGLTEFLPVSSSAHLRLTAAFSGWKDPGAAFTAITQIGTEAAVLIYFRKDIGRIVSTWSRSLVKKELRSDHDAQMGWLVIVGSIPIGVLGLLFKDQIEGPFRDLRITATMLIVVGIVIGVADRLAARDETGGRHRAPKQRKGLEDLGVKDGLIFGLCQSMALVPGVSRSGATISGGLFMGYRRESAARYSFLLAIPAVLASGLFELKDALESDHVSWGPTIFATVIAFVVGYAVIAWFMKFISTKSFMPFVWYRIALGIVIIALVTMGVLSPHAAESAG, encoded by the coding sequence ATGTCTTGGTTCGAATCACTCATCCTCGGACTCGTCCAGGGGCTGACCGAGTTCCTTCCCGTCTCCTCCAGTGCGCATCTGCGGCTGACCGCGGCCTTCTCCGGCTGGAAGGACCCCGGGGCGGCCTTCACCGCGATCACCCAGATCGGCACCGAGGCCGCCGTGCTGATCTACTTCCGCAAGGACATCGGGCGGATCGTCTCGACCTGGAGCCGGTCCCTCGTCAAGAAGGAGCTGCGCAGCGACCACGACGCCCAGATGGGCTGGCTGGTGATCGTCGGGTCCATCCCGATCGGCGTGCTGGGACTGCTGTTCAAGGACCAGATCGAGGGGCCGTTCCGCGATCTGCGCATCACCGCCACGATGTTGATCGTCGTCGGCATCGTCATCGGCGTCGCCGACCGGCTGGCGGCACGGGACGAGACCGGCGGGCGGCATCGCGCGCCCAAGCAGCGCAAGGGACTTGAGGACCTCGGCGTCAAGGACGGCCTGATCTTCGGCCTGTGCCAGTCCATGGCCCTCGTCCCGGGTGTCTCCCGTTCCGGCGCCACCATCAGCGGCGGCCTCTTCATGGGCTACAGGCGCGAGTCCGCGGCCCGCTACTCCTTCCTCCTCGCCATTCCGGCCGTACTGGCCTCCGGGCTCTTCGAGTTGAAGGACGCGCTGGAGAGCGACCACGTCTCCTGGGGGCCCACGATCTTCGCCACGGTGATCGCCTTCGTCGTCGGCTACGCGGTCATCGCCTGGTTCATGAAGTTCATCTCGACCAAGAGCTTCATGCCCTTCGTCTGGTACCGCATCGCCCTCGGCATCGTCATCATCGCCCTGGTCACGATGGGCGTCCTGAGCCCGCACGCGGCGGAGTCGGCGGGCTGA
- a CDS encoding thiolase family protein, which yields MRDAVIVEAVRTPVGKGKPNGALAHVHPVELLAHTLRALVERSGVDPALIDDVIGGTVDQVGEQAMNTTRYAALSAGFPETVPATTVDRQCGSSQQAVHFAAQGVIAGAYDIVVACGVESMSRVPMWSNVPAGKDPFGPGIAARYEEGLVPQGISAELIAAKWSITREQMDAFAVSSHRKAAAAWDKGLFDAEVAPLEGLTRDECVRPGTTPEILAGLKPAYHDPDFAERFPQIEWNVTAGNASPINDGASAVLIMSSETAARLGLRPLARLHSFAVTGSDPVLMLTGVVPATEQVLRRAGLSLDDIDLFEVNEAFSSVVLAWQQETGADLAKVNVHGGAIAIGHPLGASGTRLTTTLVHAMRERGARYALQTMCEAGGLANAMILERV from the coding sequence ATGCGTGACGCAGTGATCGTCGAAGCCGTACGCACCCCCGTGGGCAAGGGCAAGCCGAACGGCGCCCTCGCGCACGTGCACCCCGTCGAACTCCTCGCCCACACCCTGCGCGCCCTCGTGGAGCGCTCCGGTGTCGACCCGGCCCTCATCGACGACGTCATCGGCGGCACCGTCGACCAGGTCGGCGAGCAGGCCATGAACACCACCCGCTACGCCGCCCTGTCCGCGGGCTTCCCGGAGACGGTCCCGGCGACCACCGTGGACCGCCAGTGCGGCTCCTCCCAGCAGGCCGTGCACTTCGCCGCGCAGGGCGTGATCGCGGGCGCGTACGACATCGTCGTCGCCTGCGGAGTGGAGTCGATGAGCAGGGTGCCGATGTGGTCGAACGTCCCCGCGGGCAAGGACCCCTTCGGCCCCGGGATCGCCGCTCGCTACGAGGAGGGCCTGGTCCCGCAGGGCATCAGCGCGGAGCTCATCGCCGCGAAGTGGTCGATCACACGCGAGCAGATGGACGCGTTCGCCGTCTCCTCCCACCGCAAGGCCGCTGCGGCCTGGGACAAGGGGCTCTTCGACGCCGAGGTTGCTCCCCTGGAGGGTCTTACGCGCGACGAGTGCGTACGCCCGGGCACCACCCCCGAGATCCTCGCCGGCCTCAAGCCCGCCTACCACGACCCGGACTTCGCCGAACGCTTCCCCCAGATCGAGTGGAACGTCACGGCGGGCAACGCCAGCCCGATCAACGACGGCGCCTCGGCCGTCCTGATCATGTCGAGCGAGACGGCCGCACGCCTGGGCCTGCGCCCCCTGGCCCGGCTGCACAGCTTCGCCGTCACCGGCTCCGACCCCGTCCTCATGCTCACCGGAGTCGTCCCGGCCACGGAACAGGTCCTGCGCCGGGCCGGGCTCTCCCTCGACGACATCGACCTCTTCGAGGTCAACGAGGCGTTCTCCAGTGTGGTCCTGGCCTGGCAGCAGGAGACGGGCGCGGACCTGGCCAAGGTCAACGTCCACGGGGGCGCGATCGCGATAGGCCACCCCCTGGGCGCGAGCGGCACCCGTCTGACGACGACGCTGGTGCACGCGATGCGTGAACGCGGGGCACGGTACGCACTGCAGACGATGTGCGAGGCGGGCGGACTGGCCAACGCGATGATCCTGGAGAGGGTGTGA
- a CDS encoding uracil-DNA glycosylase — protein MTDIAMLPESWRGVLGDELQQPYFKELTEFVEDERAKGPVYPPREEVFAALDATPYDQVKVLILGQDPYHGEGQGHGLCFSVRPGVRTPPSLRNIYKEMKEELGLEIPDNGYLMPWAQQGVLLLNAVLTVRSGEANSHKGKGWEKFTDAVIRAVAERPDPAVFVLWGNYAQKKLPLIDESRHVVVKGAHPSPLSAKKFFGSRPFTQINEAVARQGHEPIDWTIPNLG, from the coding sequence GTGACCGACATCGCCATGCTGCCCGAGTCCTGGCGCGGGGTTCTGGGCGACGAGCTCCAGCAGCCGTACTTCAAGGAGCTGACGGAGTTCGTCGAGGACGAGCGGGCGAAGGGTCCCGTCTACCCGCCCCGCGAGGAGGTCTTCGCGGCCCTCGACGCGACGCCCTACGACCAGGTCAAGGTCCTGATCCTCGGGCAGGACCCGTACCACGGAGAGGGCCAGGGCCACGGCCTGTGCTTCTCGGTCCGCCCCGGCGTCAGGACCCCGCCCTCCCTGCGGAACATCTACAAGGAGATGAAGGAGGAGCTGGGTCTGGAGATCCCGGACAACGGCTACCTCATGCCCTGGGCCCAGCAGGGCGTCCTGCTGCTCAACGCGGTGCTCACGGTCCGCTCCGGCGAGGCCAACTCGCACAAGGGCAAGGGCTGGGAGAAGTTCACCGACGCGGTGATCCGCGCGGTGGCCGAGCGTCCCGACCCGGCGGTCTTCGTTCTGTGGGGCAACTACGCGCAGAAGAAGCTCCCGCTGATCGACGAGAGCCGGCACGTGGTGGTCAAGGGGGCCCACCCCTCCCCGCTGTCGGCGAAGAAGTTCTTCGGCTCCCGCCCGTTCACGCAGATCAACGAGGCGGTCGCCCGGCAGGGCCACGAGCCCATCGACTGGACGATCCCGAACCTCGGCTGA
- a CDS encoding FAD-dependent monooxygenase: MRAIVVGAGIGGLTATLSLHRAGHDVTLVEQSWRLTEIGAGIQLAPNATRVLRRLDLLDAVAEHSTRPAHISFRTWSDGAEICRYVIGPEAEEEFGAPYLQVHRADLQRALVTAVPPGSLRLATAVVGVDQDDRTAHVTTASGERLDADLVVAADGIRSAARQWLFGADEAVFSHTAAYRALLPAAEVADLDLPEYAGWLGPNRHVVHYWLRRGELLNVVAVFETDRAAQESWTAQAEPGEQLRTFAGWDPRLLTVLERAGRVLRYGIHTRAPLPRWNLGRITLLGDSAHAMVPFQAQGAAQAVMDAAVLGDCLTGATPAEVPDALDRYVRRRAPAATAVQAGSARAGHDYHLPDGPEAEERNARLVALASENRFGPHSAAWPADVLADG, from the coding sequence ATGAGAGCGATCGTCGTGGGCGCGGGCATCGGTGGTCTCACCGCGACGCTGAGCCTGCACCGGGCCGGCCATGACGTGACCCTTGTCGAGCAGTCTTGGCGGCTCACCGAGATCGGCGCCGGCATCCAGCTCGCCCCCAACGCCACCCGCGTACTGCGCCGGCTGGACCTGCTCGACGCGGTCGCGGAACACTCCACCCGCCCGGCCCACATCAGCTTCCGCACCTGGTCCGACGGGGCGGAGATCTGTCGCTATGTCATCGGCCCGGAAGCCGAGGAGGAGTTCGGGGCGCCGTATCTGCAAGTCCACCGGGCCGATCTGCAACGGGCCCTCGTCACCGCCGTACCGCCGGGATCGCTGCGCCTGGCCACCGCCGTCGTCGGTGTCGACCAGGACGACAGGACGGCCCACGTGACGACGGCGAGCGGCGAACGGCTGGACGCCGACCTCGTCGTGGCCGCCGACGGCATCCGCTCCGCCGCGCGCCAGTGGCTCTTCGGCGCCGACGAGGCGGTGTTCTCGCACACCGCCGCCTACCGGGCCCTGCTCCCCGCCGCCGAGGTCGCCGACCTGGACCTCCCGGAGTACGCCGGCTGGCTCGGACCGAACCGCCACGTCGTCCACTACTGGCTGCGCCGCGGCGAACTCCTCAACGTCGTGGCCGTGTTCGAGACGGACCGGGCGGCCCAGGAGTCCTGGACCGCCCAGGCGGAACCCGGCGAGCAGCTGCGCACCTTCGCCGGCTGGGACCCCCGGCTGCTGACCGTCCTGGAGCGCGCGGGCCGGGTCCTGCGCTACGGCATCCACACCCGCGCCCCGCTCCCCCGCTGGAATCTCGGCCGGATCACCCTGCTCGGGGACAGCGCCCACGCGATGGTGCCCTTCCAGGCCCAGGGCGCGGCCCAGGCCGTCATGGACGCGGCCGTCCTCGGCGACTGCCTCACGGGCGCCACCCCGGCGGAGGTGCCCGACGCGCTGGACCGGTACGTCCGCAGGCGGGCCCCGGCCGCCACGGCCGTGCAGGCAGGTTCGGCACGGGCGGGTCACGACTACCACCTGCCGGACGGCCCCGAGGCCGAGGAGCGCAACGCCCGGCTGGTCGCCCTCGCGTCCGAGAACAGGTTCGGCCCGCACTCGGCCGCCTGGCCGGCCGACGTCCTGGCCGACGGCTGA
- a CDS encoding TVP38/TMEM64 family protein produces MLDATTRSGGTATATPPAIVTELALPAPAPVGLTARCTRVLLSPWSRLSLLVALLAGAASTVLLFEPQRLLSDGWPPQLGGIAAAVVFGVAYGLCTVAFVPRPLLNLAAGALFGSQLGLASALAGTVLGAGIAFGLGRVLGQDALRPLLRGRWLKAADGQLSRHGFRSMLAARLFPGVPFAAANYCAAVSRMGYVPFLTATALGSVPNTAAYVVAGARASAPTSPAFLIAMAAIALPGLAGAIVAWRKRHQLRRR; encoded by the coding sequence ATGCTCGATGCCACCACCCGCTCTGGGGGCACCGCCACGGCCACTCCCCCGGCCATCGTCACGGAGCTCGCTCTCCCCGCCCCCGCTCCGGTGGGTCTCACCGCGCGCTGCACGAGAGTGCTGCTGTCGCCGTGGTCCCGGCTCTCCCTGCTGGTCGCGCTGCTCGCGGGCGCCGCGTCCACGGTCCTGCTCTTCGAGCCCCAGAGACTGCTCTCGGACGGCTGGCCGCCCCAGCTCGGCGGCATCGCGGCCGCGGTCGTGTTCGGGGTGGCGTACGGGCTGTGCACGGTGGCCTTCGTGCCGCGGCCGCTGCTGAACCTGGCCGCGGGCGCGCTCTTCGGCTCGCAGCTGGGGCTGGCCTCGGCGCTCGCGGGCACCGTGCTCGGGGCGGGCATCGCCTTCGGTCTGGGCCGGGTGCTCGGACAGGACGCGCTGCGGCCGTTGCTGCGGGGGCGGTGGCTGAAGGCGGCGGACGGGCAGTTGAGCCGGCACGGGTTCCGCTCGATGCTGGCGGCCCGGCTGTTCCCCGGGGTGCCGTTCGCCGCGGCGAACTACTGCGCCGCGGTCTCCCGCATGGGCTACGTGCCCTTCCTCACCGCGACGGCGCTCGGGTCGGTCCCGAACACCGCCGCGTACGTGGTCGCCGGGGCGCGGGCCTCGGCGCCCACGTCACCGGCGTTCCTGATCGCCATGGCCGCGATCGCCCTGCCGGGACTGGCGGGGGCGATCGTGGCCTGGCGCAAGCGGCATCAGCTGCGCCGCCGTTGA
- a CDS encoding Gfo/Idh/MocA family oxidoreductase, whose translation MKVGCIGLGDIAQKAYLPVLSGLPGIELHVQTRTPATLARVADGLHLPEGQRHRDLDSLLAQDLDAAFVHAPTIAHPEIVARLLEAGVPTYVDKPLAYELADSERLVALAEQRQVSLAVGFNRRYAPGYAQCAEHPRELILMQKNRIGLPEEPRAMILDDFIHVVDTLRFLAPGPVDDVTVRARVEDGLLHHVVLQLAGDGFTALGVMNRLSGSAEEILEVSGQDTKRQVLNLAEVIDHKGQPTVRRRGDWVPVARQRGIEQAVLAFLDAVRAGKVLSARDALATHELCERVVRAVQDRTA comes from the coding sequence GTGAAGGTCGGCTGCATCGGACTCGGAGACATCGCGCAGAAGGCGTACCTTCCGGTGCTCAGCGGCCTGCCCGGCATCGAACTGCACGTGCAGACGCGGACGCCGGCGACGCTGGCCCGGGTCGCCGACGGACTCCACCTGCCCGAGGGACAGCGCCACCGCGACCTCGACTCACTGCTCGCCCAGGACCTCGACGCAGCCTTCGTGCACGCGCCGACGATCGCACACCCCGAGATCGTCGCGCGGCTGCTGGAGGCGGGCGTACCGACGTACGTCGACAAGCCGCTCGCCTACGAACTCGCCGACTCCGAACGGCTGGTGGCGCTCGCCGAGCAGCGGCAGGTCAGTCTCGCCGTCGGGTTCAACCGGCGGTACGCCCCCGGATACGCGCAGTGCGCCGAGCATCCGCGCGAGCTGATCCTCATGCAGAAGAACCGGATCGGGCTCCCGGAGGAACCGCGGGCGATGATCCTCGACGACTTCATCCACGTCGTCGACACCCTGCGGTTCCTGGCGCCGGGGCCGGTCGACGACGTGACGGTACGCGCGCGCGTGGAGGACGGTCTGCTGCACCACGTGGTGCTCCAGCTGGCCGGGGACGGCTTCACCGCGCTCGGGGTGATGAACCGGCTCAGCGGTTCGGCCGAGGAGATCCTGGAGGTGTCCGGACAGGACACCAAGCGGCAGGTGCTCAACCTCGCCGAGGTGATCGACCACAAGGGCCAGCCGACCGTACGGCGGCGCGGCGACTGGGTGCCGGTGGCCCGGCAGCGCGGCATCGAGCAGGCGGTGCTCGCCTTCCTCGACGCCGTGCGCGCGGGGAAGGTGCTCAGCGCCCGGGACGCGCTGGCGACCCATGAGCTGTGCGAGCGGGTGGTACGCGCGGTCCAGGATCGGACTGCCTGA
- a CDS encoding helix-turn-helix domain-containing protein, with the protein MAATRDPRPCSIADALALVGEKYSLLVLREVCLGNGRFDQLVRNIGAPRDILATRLRRLVDAGILTKRVYSERPQRFEYRPTQAGLELEPVLLTLMAWGDRHLRREDDRPMVLEHVCGHELEPVVVCSACRGTVVHEDLTSHPQTPGWTVTGPTAA; encoded by the coding sequence ATGGCCGCCACCCGAGACCCTCGCCCCTGCTCCATCGCCGACGCCCTGGCGCTCGTCGGCGAGAAGTACTCCCTGCTCGTCCTGCGGGAGGTCTGCCTGGGCAACGGCCGCTTCGACCAGCTCGTGCGCAACATCGGAGCCCCGCGCGACATCCTGGCCACCCGGCTGCGCCGGCTCGTCGACGCCGGGATCCTGACCAAGCGGGTCTACAGCGAGCGGCCGCAGCGCTTCGAGTACCGGCCCACACAGGCGGGGCTGGAACTGGAGCCGGTGCTGCTCACGCTCATGGCGTGGGGCGACCGGCACCTGCGCAGGGAGGACGACCGTCCCATGGTCCTGGAGCACGTCTGCGGCCACGAGCTGGAGCCCGTGGTCGTCTGCTCCGCCTGCCGCGGCACGGTCGTGCACGAGGACCTGACGTCCCACCCGCAGACCCCCGGCTGGACGGTGACGGGCCCGACGGCCGCGTAG
- a CDS encoding nuclear transport factor 2 family protein, giving the protein MTQRVELATVMDRLAVDALVTDYAVAVDDGDWEAYRGLFTSDGRADYRSAGGIEGDAHHVAAWLAESLALFSMRQHLIVNRRVRFGTLDQDTGDTARVQADYINPMRLTGDAPSTAPDFVCGGRYAFALLRTADGWRLSEVVVREKWRRLPDARPAPVIN; this is encoded by the coding sequence ATGACGCAGCGTGTGGAGCTCGCGACCGTGATGGACCGGCTGGCCGTGGACGCACTCGTCACCGACTACGCCGTGGCCGTCGACGACGGCGACTGGGAGGCGTACCGAGGACTGTTCACCTCCGACGGGCGGGCCGACTACCGCTCGGCGGGCGGGATCGAGGGGGACGCGCACCATGTCGCCGCCTGGCTCGCGGAGAGCCTGGCGCTGTTCTCCATGCGGCAGCACCTGATCGTCAACCGCCGGGTCCGGTTCGGCACCCTGGACCAGGACACCGGTGACACGGCCCGCGTCCAGGCCGACTACATCAACCCCATGCGCCTCACCGGCGACGCCCCCTCCACCGCCCCCGACTTCGTCTGCGGAGGGCGTTACGCCTTCGCGCTGCTGCGCACGGCCGACGGCTGGCGGCTCAGCGAGGTCGTCGTGCGCGAGAAGTGGCGGCGGCTGCCGGACGCCCGGCCCGCACCTGTGATCAACTGA
- a CDS encoding DinB family protein, with protein sequence MTTQRAEPATTADERTMLEGWLDYHRQTLAWKCEGLTDAQLRTAAVEPSTLSLMGLVRHMAEVERGWFRRVLADEEVGPIYYSEADPDGEFRLSEADTWQEAYGTWQAEIAEARENAARFGLDDITVGKHRRTGERFNLRWLYTHMIEEYARHNGHADLIRERLDGATGD encoded by the coding sequence ATGACGACGCAGCGCGCCGAACCCGCGACCACCGCCGACGAACGCACCATGCTGGAGGGCTGGCTGGACTACCACCGGCAGACGCTGGCCTGGAAGTGCGAGGGCCTGACCGACGCCCAGCTCAGGACCGCCGCGGTGGAGCCGTCCACGCTCTCCCTGATGGGCCTGGTACGGCACATGGCGGAGGTGGAGCGCGGCTGGTTCCGCCGGGTCCTGGCCGACGAGGAGGTGGGGCCGATCTACTACAGCGAGGCCGACCCGGACGGCGAGTTCCGTCTCAGCGAGGCGGACACCTGGCAGGAGGCGTACGGCACCTGGCAGGCCGAGATCGCCGAGGCCCGGGAGAACGCCGCCCGCTTCGGCCTGGACGACATCACCGTGGGCAAGCACCGCCGGACCGGGGAGCGGTTCAACCTGCGCTGGCTGTACACCCACATGATCGAGGAGTACGCCCGTCACAACGGCCATGCCGACCTGATCCGTGAGCGCCTCGACGGCGCGACCGGCGACTGA